One Mycolicibacterium sp. TUM20985 genomic window, CCCACGTCACCGATGAACAGGGTGTCCCCCGTCATCACCCCGTAGGGAGTCGGGTCGTCGGCATGTTCGTAGACCACGATGCTCAACGACTCCGGGGTGTGCCCCGGGGTGTGGCGGAACTCCAGCATCACCTCGCCGAGCGGATAGCGCTGCCCGTCGGTGACGCCCATCGACGCGAACTCGGTCTCGGCGACCGAGGAGAACACGATCGTCGCGCCGGTGGCCTTGGCCAGCTCGAGATGGCCGGACAGGAAGTCGGCATGGAAGTGGGTCTCGATGACCAGTTCGATGGTCAAGCCCAATTCCTTTGCGTCGGCGATGTATTCGGCCACGTCGCGCTGCGGGTCGACCACGACGGCCCGACCGGTGGTCTCGTCACCGATCAGGTACGAGGCGTGGGACAGGCAGTCCAGGTAGTACTGCTGCAGGATCATCTTCGTCTTCCTTCTCGAGGTGCGGGACCGCCATCTTGGCGATGCCCCTACTCCTAAGTCAAGTACCCCCGGGGGTATTATATTCCAGCGCCGACAATACCCCACTGGGTATCTTGGCCACGCGTTTCAGCATACCCCCGGCGGTATATGTGAGCTAGAGACTTTCGTCACCGACGGGATGGTTCGGTCCGCCGACGACGTCTATACCCCCGTAGGTACCATGGAGGTGCCAGTAGGACGACTGACGGAGGACGACGCATGGTTGGCGACGAGCAGAGCATTGGCGCCGTGTTGAACCGGCTCCGGCGGGCGCAGGGGCAACTCAACGGCGTGATCACCATGATCGAACAGGGCCGCGACTGCAAGGACGTCGTGACGCAACTGGCCGCGGTCTCGCGCGCGCTGGATCGCGCGGGTTTCAAGATCGTGGCAACGGGACTCCGCGAATGCCTGACCGGTGAAGGCGCCGACGGTGCCAAGCCCATGACCGAGGCGGAATTGGAGAAGCTGTTCCTCGCCCTCGCGTGACCGCAGGTGATGGCCGCAGGCGGACGGCTAGCCGGTCCGGTACCGAAGCACCGCGCCGATGCCATCGGCGGGATCGTAGCTCGCGTCGGCGAGCACCAGGGCCGCCCCGCAACCGATGGCGGCGAACGGCAGCGCCTCGTCGGCCCTGACCACCCGTGCCACCGGTTCGCCGAGTTCGGATAGCGTGTCGGCGTCCGGGGCGACCGTTCGCCGATCCGCACCGGTGAGAACCGTTTGCTCACCGAGCTTCCCGACGATCAGGGTTTCGACGTCACCCGTGCGCAGGGCAGCGCAGACCGCGGCCATTCCCTCCGCGGCGAGCCCGGATCCTCGGGCCAGCTCGCCCGCGAAGTGCTCGCGGTGCCGAGCGTCCTCACCCGCCCGTCTCGTCCCGAATTCAGTGGCGACGGCGTCGTCGATGTCGACCTGCTGGGTCACCGAGCCGCGGGCGGCCGCGGGCAGTTGCGTGACGCAGGAAGCGATCCGTGGCGGCAGGGCCGCGACGACCTCCGTGCGAGACCGAACCGCACCCGCGACGAAGACCGCCTTCGCATCGACACGGTCGGCGAGCACGGTCAGCCGATCGGCCACGGCGCGGGTGTTCTTCCGAATCGCCTCGAGCGTTCGCGGCGAGGTGTCGGCGTAACCGTCCCCCGACGTTCCCCGATGTGCCGAATGTCCCGACGCGCTGATCTTCTCGGACCACCCTCGCGTTCCCCTGCTCACCACGACGTCTGCGCCCGTGTGGTCGACGCAGGCGAACACATAGGGCGAACGGCAGGTGCCGAACTCCACGAAAGGCATTACATGGGGATATTCGGAGATCCGAACCTCCGCAGTGACCGGCGGTACCGACAAGACCTCGTCGATCACGACACCCGAGGCCGTGGCGATGATGCCGCGGCCACGCCGCCCCACCACCGGCCGTCGGTGCAGCACGGCGGCTTCCAGGAGCGCCACTACGGCGTCGTCGACGCCGTCGAGCTCCTTGCGCAGATCGCTCCAGCGCGTCTCCAGCTGTGCCTGCGCGTCCGCGGTGTCATGGGAATCGTCGAAGTACATCGACACGAACGGCCCCGCCTGGGACACCAATGGTCGAAATCGCTGCGAGTGCACGTGAGGCTCCTAGTCGGGTCGGACGACCGGCGTCGATCGCTTCCGAACCTAACTGCGGTGAAGGCCGTGGGGCAGAGCCGTTCGCCACTCGATTCGGGTCTTTGGTCCCGAGGGGTCGGCAGGGCAAACGGGCCCTCCGGCTCTATGACCGACGCCGAGGTGATGGTCGAATTCGTCAGGAATCCAGGAGAGGTCGCCGATGATGCCCGACACAGATCTCGTGCGGGGCGCCGGTGAGACCGGCGTCGTAAGCCGGCGTTCCGGGCTCAACTGGCTGCTGGCACTCTTGACCATCCCCGGGGCGGCCCTTGTCATGCTCTACGCGGTCGGGCAGGTGATGACGTCGACGACCGGCTGTACCGACGAGGCGTGTCAACAGTCGGGGCCCGGCGACCTCTGGTTCGGCGTATTGACCTACGGCGCACCGATTGTCGCGCTGGTGACGATAGGTCTTTCATTCTTCACGGCGAAGCGGACGTTCGGGATCGTGGTGCCGCTAGCCGGTCTGGCCCTTCTCTTGCTCGAGGTCGCGGTCCTGGCGAAGACGTTCGGACACTAATTCAGAGCGCGGCGACCAATGGAGTGTCGACACCGACGCGGCCCAGCCCTTCTGCACCGCCGGGCATCCCCAGCGGCTGATCCCGCCCCGGCAGGACGTCGTGGAAGAACGCTGCGTTGTCCGCCAAGTGCTGGAGCTGGTCCTGGGGCACGTCGGTTTCGTAGTAGATCGCGTCAACCCGGCAGGCGATTCGGCACGCGCCACAGTCCACGCATTCCTCGGGCTGGATGTAGAGGATCCTGTCACCTTCGTAGATGCAGTCGACGGGACACTCCTGCACGCAGGACTTGTCCATGACGTCGACGCAGTCGCTTCCGATCACATAGGTCATGCCGAGCAGAATATCCAGTGGGCCGCCGCTCGACATGGGCCGAAGGGCACCTCGTGGAGGGCCCTTGGGCCTTACGACTGCAGGATCGGGCGCAAAGCGTGCAGCACCGCCGGGTCCTCGATCGTGGACGGAATGGGCTCATCCCTGCCGTGGGCGATACCGCGCATCGCCTTGCGCAGAATCTTTCCAGACCTGGTCTTGGGCAGCGCGGGGACCACGTCGACGTCTCGCAGACAGGCAACCGCGCCAATCTCCTGACGCACCAGCGCAACCAGCTCACCTGCCACGCCCTCGGCGGAGGCGCCCGCCTGAAGCACGACCAGTCCGCGGGGCACCTGGCCCTTGATCTCGTCGGCGACGCCGATCACCGCGCATTCGGCCACGGCGGGGTGTGTGGCCAGCACCGCTTCGATGGCCCCGGTGGAGAATCGGTGTCCGGCAACGTTGATCACGTCGTCGATGCGGCCCAGGACGAACAGGTAGCCGTCGTCGTCGAGATAGCCGCCGTCACCGGTCAGGTAGAAACCGGGATGCTCGCACAGATACGACGCCTCGTAGCGCGCGTCGTCACCCCACAGAGTGGGCAGAGTCCCCGGCGGCAGCGGCAAACGCAGGCAGATGGCGCCCTGCTCGCCTGGCTCACATCTGCTGCCGGAGGGGTGCAGGATGTGCACGTCGTAGCCGGGCATGGGGACCGTCGGCGAACCCGCCTTGAACGGCAGCGGCTCGATTCCCATGGGGTTGGCGGCGATTGGCCAACCCGTCTCGGTCTGCCACCAATGGTCGACGACCGGAACGTTCAGCCGGTCGAGTGCCCAGTGGTACGTATCGGGATCCAGACGCTCCCCCGCAAGGAACAGCGCCGTGAGCGTCGAGCGGTCGTGCTCGGCCAGGCATCGCCCCTCGGGGTCTTCCTTCCGGATGGCTCTGATCGCCGTCGGAGCGGTGAGAAGAACCTTCACCCCGTGCTCGGCGATCACGCGCCAGAAGGCTCCGGGATCGGGTGTGCCGACGGGCTTGCCCTCGTAGAGCACCGTCGTCGCACCGACCAACAGCGGGCCGTACACGATGTAGGAATGCCCTACCACCCAGCCGACGTCGGAGGCAGCCCAGAACACGTCCCCGGGCCCGACGTCGAACACGTGGCGCATGCTCCACGACAGTGCCACGGCGTGTCCGCCGTTGTCGCGGACGATGCCCTTCGGCGTACCGGTGGTCCCCGACGTGTAGAGCACGTACAGAGGGTCGGTCGCCGCGACCGGCACCGCGGCCACCGGCTGTGCCGTCGTC contains:
- the fdxA gene encoding ferredoxin, which translates into the protein MTYVIGSDCVDVMDKSCVQECPVDCIYEGDRILYIQPEECVDCGACRIACRVDAIYYETDVPQDQLQHLADNAAFFHDVLPGRDQPLGMPGGAEGLGRVGVDTPLVAAL
- a CDS encoding Rv2629 family ribosome hibernation factor, whose protein sequence is MHSQRFRPLVSQAGPFVSMYFDDSHDTADAQAQLETRWSDLRKELDGVDDAVVALLEAAVLHRRPVVGRRGRGIIATASGVVIDEVLSVPPVTAEVRISEYPHVMPFVEFGTCRSPYVFACVDHTGADVVVSRGTRGWSEKISASGHSAHRGTSGDGYADTSPRTLEAIRKNTRAVADRLTVLADRVDAKAVFVAGAVRSRTEVVAALPPRIASCVTQLPAAARGSVTQQVDIDDAVATEFGTRRAGEDARHREHFAGELARGSGLAAEGMAAVCAALRTGDVETLIVGKLGEQTVLTGADRRTVAPDADTLSELGEPVARVVRADEALPFAAIGCGAALVLADASYDPADGIGAVLRYRTG
- a CDS encoding acetate--CoA ligase translates to MSERTGYHATYQASLEAPTAFWADAAKAVTWTREPRRVLDDTRAPFYRWFPDAELNTCANALDRHVADGRANQPALIWDSPVSASQRTYTYGELLHETACFAGVLRGLGVARGDRVVIYMPMIPEAVIAMLACARIGAVHSVVFGGFAPHELAARIDDARPGVVVSASCGIEPSRVVQYKPMLDAALDAAQYPPRHCVIVQRDRQRCDLKPERDLDWHQLMTTAQPVAAVPVAATDPLYVLYTSGTTGTPKGIVRDNGGHAVALSWSMRHVFDVGPGDVFWAASDVGWVVGHSYIVYGPLLVGATTVLYEGKPVGTPDPGAFWRVIAEHGVKVLLTAPTAIRAIRKEDPEGRCLAEHDRSTLTALFLAGERLDPDTYHWALDRLNVPVVDHWWQTETGWPIAANPMGIEPLPFKAGSPTVPMPGYDVHILHPSGSRCEPGEQGAICLRLPLPPGTLPTLWGDDARYEASYLCEHPGFYLTGDGGYLDDDGYLFVLGRIDDVINVAGHRFSTGAIEAVLATHPAVAECAVIGVADEIKGQVPRGLVVLQAGASAEGVAGELVALVRQEIGAVACLRDVDVVPALPKTRSGKILRKAMRGIAHGRDEPIPSTIEDPAVLHALRPILQS
- a CDS encoding metal-sensitive transcriptional regulator — its product is MVGDEQSIGAVLNRLRRAQGQLNGVITMIEQGRDCKDVVTQLAAVSRALDRAGFKIVATGLRECLTGEGADGAKPMTEAELEKLFLALA